Genomic segment of Triticum aestivum cultivar Chinese Spring chromosome 6A, IWGSC CS RefSeq v2.1, whole genome shotgun sequence:
tcgtgcttcgacacgtgggagatatagccgcatcgaggacgTTACATGAACATAGCGTTCCTATTGGTCATTTGGAGGGCACATAGATTGTGAAGCTGACCCTATAAAAATGTGTGCACTACCGCTTGTTCTTGAGCCCGCATAACTCGGCTCCTGGGCAACATGCTTGGTCCCATGTCATGTCACCCAACTCGAGCACGTCGTCGGCGAGCCCTACAGAAGAAGAGACACCAGACATGGCCGCATCGACAAATCAGAGAGTACCAAACTGATTACAGTAAGCCACCCAACTCTCTGCCACATTTTTGCTCTGGTTTCCAAGGGTTCTAAGTGGGGTGTCGATCGTTCGCAATATTGAGCTAAAAACTTGATGAAAATAGATACGTTGTTAGTGCCAAAAGCTCATGCGAACAATAGAATGTGCTTGGCGGGGGTGATGCTTACGCCTCGTTTGATTTGGAGGATTTTCGTAGGAAAAGCATATGAACAGGGATTCCAGAGATTTTTTTTCTATATATTCATTCGGTTTGTAGGAAATGCGTACATGAATTTCGTAGGAATACTACTCATTTTCTATGTTTTTGAAGAAAACTACACATCCACTCAAAGCTTATTTTTGCACGTATGAACAAGGCAAATCAATTCTTTAGGATGACAGGTGTCATCCTATCAAATTCTTATACTACTCCTAATTCCTATGTTTTGatttcctccaaaccgaatgaggcctTATGATTTATGGGTTTATGAGTGAAAAATCTTGGTATATCATAAAGTTTTATTGTATATACTTGCAGAAAAAGTGAATGAGGCGAATCAGAAGAAGAGTGCTAAAGTACTCTCTCTGATTTGAATTTATTGACGTATAGTCTATACAACACAGAATGGACGTTATATAGAGGTTGCATCTAAagattactccctcctttccggtttataaggctcaaatatcaaatctcatcaaccaaagcattttgtgagtggaggaatgtatctcgtactttacaaaactacgtcatttaaactcatgcattaagttggattaattacagtgcatgcatgcttggccactactccctccttttcggtttatagagcttatctcaaaattttagtttttccattttataaggctcaatttggttgtttcccatcacatgttcagacttcaaggtgcattaaatcattgcatgcaagtattaagagaaaactgaccaatgcatgcactttatgtatgcatgcattgcaattaatgcattcataaacataatttttttgaggaaaacaagagcattaattgggtgcttttgcaaactacaaaaaatattctaccactcatcatctatcttggttgatgagattttgaattgagccttataaaccggaaggagggagtaggtgagtaggaacattacatgcattggtgttgttctctttaattcttgcatgcaaagatttagAGGGTGTTTGGATCACTAGTGACTAGAGATTAGAGACTAGTAGTAGTCACTTTTAGTCAGTAAACCTCCAAACACCCCTGACTATTGGGTGACTAAAACTAGTTTAGTCCCTAGTCACCCCATCCTCAACTAAAAGTGACTAAAGTCTCTCCTCTAATTATTTGACGGGCCCATCCTGTTGCGGGCTAGAGAGATAAATGGAAGGGAGAGAGAAGAATTTAATACTGAGACATTTAATGCTGACTAGTAGTAGTCATCTTTCAAACAGGGCCTGACTAAAAACTTTTAGTTTGACTACTACTAGTCACATGACTAGAGAGTATCTAAACACCTTCTTAATGCGTATTTTGGAAACTAAAATGACATGAAGATGAGCCCTCTAAATTGAAAAAACAAAAATATTGAGATGAGCCTTGTAAACCGAAAAGGAGAAAGTATTTTTTTTATTGACGGTGGAATGCTAAAGAGTTACTACTGTATCAACGGTAACTAAGCATCGGCCGGTCACGCCACAAACATTGAGTGAGGAGCCGTCAGATCCAGACGAAGCGTTTTCCTGAAGAGATGCAGTTAATGAAGATATCGACACTATTTTCAGAGTTCTTGAGTGTCTCCCAACCGGCAGCATCGTCCATTGACGCCTCGGAGATCCCTCTCCCGCAAATCCGGCGACCGGCGACATCAAGGCGGCCATGGGGCGGTGGACCGGCGTCGTCCACGTCCCGCTCTCCCAAGGCGCCCCCCTCTTCCGCGTCGCCGCCTCGCTCATACTCGCGCCCTCCAAAGCCCTCGCCGTAAGGATGACCCCGCTGCCCTTTTCCCCTCTCCAAGGCAATAATAGCATCCAAAGCCTCACACCCCGATGCCGCCCAGGTTCCACGCGCAAACGCGATCCTCTTCACGGGCGACCGCGTCCCCGGCACCGGCGAGCCGGCGATCGAGCGGCTGTCGGACGCCGCCTACCTCGCCAAGCTCCTCGCTGGGAAGCTCGCCGGGGAAGCCAACGCGTGGGTGGTCGATGCCGCTTGCTTTGCCGGGCCGTTTGCGGTCTACCGAGAGCTTGTGCCGGCCGTGGACACCGTTGGCGACCCTGAGCGGTATGACCCCACTGGCCTACCGGCGGCGGCTGGCGTTGCCAACATCTTGGCACATTGTATTCGGGAGGTAAGTTGCGGTAAATTTCGGGAAAATTCAGCAGTAGTTAAATTTTTGCCTTGGCCAGGTACGATGTTACAAGAATTGAGGTCTTATGGTATTGTGATATTGTCACGTTCTTGTTACTGGATATGCGAAAACCCTCTAGCACTGCTCCTGGATATGTTAGGTGACTTTTATTTCAGGGCAGATACCACAGGTAGTCATCAGATTCAGGAATTTTTTTTTCACATAAAGTTCAAGTTTTGGTTTAAGTGAATACTTCTTGTACCCATTTCTGAAGAAGGAGAATTCGTGGGTCCTCTATTTGGGGATGAGATTCCATTTTTGTTCACAAAAACTGTACATAAACTGACTATCTTAAGCTAAAGGGTTTCCCCCAATTTCCATTTATAGAAATCATAGCTTTACAATGTTGTTTTAACTTTTAACTCCCTCACACATCAAACACCAAAATAGCGAGCCCAAAAACAGGGGCAACAAAAGCCAGAAGCTAAACAAGGCGTACGGAAAACAGCGGCAATGCAAATATGTAGGGCTCAGCTCCTAGCCAGGGAGGTGATCTAGCTAAAATGGAAAAGGAAAAAGACAGACGCCATGCACCTAGAATCCATCCCATCTTTGTTGCCGTCATGTCGTCAGTCGAGGAATCCACAGCATCCAGCTGTGTGAAGCTTGGAAGATCTCAACTGTGACTTGTTCAAACCATCTTGCTCACCTGTGCAGTACCAGCTTTGCGTCCTCCTTCCCTGCAAGTGGCTCCGAACTTAATCCTGAAACAAATTTGAAAGATCAGTGCACAAGGATTGCTAGGCCATTTATTATGAAAGTAGGCCAAATTACACGCTTTCCAAATACCCCACATGACCCCTGCAAACCCAACAGCCGCTATCCCACGTTTGCTTCCAGTAAAAGTCTTAGCCAGGTATTCAGGCAGTGATCAGCATCAGTAAACTGACAACGAATTCCCAGTGCACAGCTAACCACATTCCAATATATCTGGCCAGGGGACAAGAGAAATGGGCGTGACTAGTGGTTTCATTGCTACCACAAAACTGATAAGAAGCTTCACAATTACCACCCCTTCTCAGCGAAACATCCCTCATCAGAATGCTTTTCCTAAGCACCAGCCAAATGGAAGTTTTGACATGCAGGGGATCTTAGCTTTCCACCAGAACTTGCTGGGAATTACACCAGCACTTTGCATAGCAGCATAGAAAGACTTCACGCTAAACTCACCAGAGTGGGAGAGAAGCCAAACAAGTTTGTCCTTTTTTTTTGAACTGGAAGACAGTATGAAAGGCTCTACTGACACATGTATTAAGTCACCAAGGAAACAATTTACATACTTTGGGCTAGTTTATGGTGTTCCCATGTCTCGCAACCTACTATAAGTGTCAAGGTAGATGATAGTTGTGAGGTGAGAGGCCAAAATGACACTAGTCAGAGAGTAAAAGGGAATAAAATCTAATCTAGGAGAGGGAGTTTACAGTACCAAGAATGGCTGGCCCTAGGTCAGCCTTGGCCCTATGAATCAAAAGTTCAAAATCTTTTTTGAATCTGTCTCTCCAGGACTGGAAGGAGGGCACAATGTGCTTGAAGATTTTATTATTTCTCTTCTTCCAAATACTCCAAGCAGCACAGATGAAGACCTCCATGAGGAGAGGACCAGACCAGAGATGTCTCCCCTGATTAATGAGTAGCAGTCTGTCACCATCTAGAGGCCAGGAAATGTTAAGGGCAGTCCAGCATCTGCGGCTGAATGGGCAGCTGTAGAAGAGATGTTCTACATTCCTCCATTGACTGAGAACAAAGGATGCATTCCAGACCAGACTCCTAAGTATAGTTCCTTCTCCGAAGCATGTTTCTTGTATTCAGTCTGTCAGACTTTGTCTTCCCCATCAGTCAGACGGAAATTAGCGCACAAATCACGTAAAGCTCGCAATTGTTCTAGTCTGTCTCCAAGTCAAGTTCTTCTGAAAGTTAGAGAATTAAAACCCAAAGCATAAACCTGATGTACTGTAATGTTAGGCTCTAAAGAGGTACAGTAGAAAGGAGCCTGGGGAAATTTTCAGTGAGTCTGGTTCCTCCCAAAAGCTTGTTTTCTTCCAGCTTCCTAGT
This window contains:
- the LOC123127897 gene encoding uncharacterized protein isoform X2, with translation MGRWTGVVHVPLSQGAPLFRVAASLILAPSKALAVPRANAILFTGDRVPGTGEPAIERLSDAAYLAKLLAGKLAGEANAWVVDAACFAGPFAVYRELVPAVDTVGDPERYDPTGLPAAAGVANILAHCIREGSLDILKAVSQFYRYKIRS